The Hydrogenophaga crocea genome contains a region encoding:
- the fliQ gene encoding flagellar biosynthesis protein FliQ, with protein MEPQAALTFGQNALFLLLSVAAPVLLTVLGVGLVISLFQAITQIHEQTLAFVPKLVAAIAVFAIAGPWMLTTLVEFIRSTLLSIPQYAV; from the coding sequence ATGGAACCCCAAGCCGCCCTCACCTTCGGCCAGAACGCGCTGTTCCTGCTGCTCAGCGTGGCCGCGCCGGTGCTGCTCACCGTGCTTGGCGTGGGCCTGGTGATCAGCCTGTTCCAGGCCATCACGCAGATCCACGAACAGACGCTGGCCTTCGTGCCCAAGCTGGTGGCCGCCATCGCGGTGTTCGCCATCGCCGGGCCGTGGATGCTCACCACCCTGGTCGAGTTCATCCGCAGCACGCTGCTGTCGATCCCGCAGTACGCCGTCTGA